In the Kwoniella shivajii chromosome 2, complete sequence genome, one interval contains:
- a CDS encoding calcineurin subunit B codes for MGAAESSMFNSLEKNSNFSAPELMRLKKRFMKLDKDGSGSIDKDEFLQIPQIANNPLAHRMIAIFDEDGSGTVDFQEFVGGLSAFSSKGGRDEKLRFAFKVYDMDRDGYISNGELYLVLKQMVGNNLKDQQLQQIVDKTIMEADKDGDGKLSFEEFTNMVASTDIVKQMTLEDLF; via the exons ATGGGTGCAGCAGAATCATCGATGTTTAATTCCTTGGAAAAGAACTCAAATT TTTCCGCTCCTGAATtaatgagattgaagaaaaggtttATGAAACTTGATAAAGACGGTTCAGGTTCaattgataaagatgaatttTTACAAATCCCTCAAATCGCAAATAACCCTTTGGCTCACAGGATGATTGCTATTTTCGATGAAGA CGGAAGTGGTACAGTAGATTTCCAAGAATTCGTAGGAGGTTTAAGTGCTTTTAGCAGTAAAGGTGGTAGGGATGAGAAATTGAGGT TCGCTTTCAAAGTATACGATATGGATAGAGACGGCTATATCTCAAATGGTGAATTATATTTGGTGTTGAAGCAAATGGTAGGAAATAACCTTAAA gatcaacaaCTTCAACAAATCGTTGATAAAACAATaatggaagctgataaagatgg TGACGGGAAATTATCTTTTGAGGAATTCACAAATATGGTAGCTAGCACAGACATCGtcaa ACAAATGACTCTTGAAGATTTATTCTAG